One Aquarana catesbeiana isolate 2022-GZ linkage group LG04, ASM4218655v1, whole genome shotgun sequence genomic region harbors:
- the KBTBD11 gene encoding kelch repeat and BTB domain-containing protein 11 — protein sequence MENSLSTAPYTDNLNINDVKAGTSPKMTCEYGNVSSGGVEASGSSVHHVEANGGYSHRTSPAVHALESPEQMYFNDAEDISVSEPLSEGSMVLSESQWDMNNEFEEDIEERSISESISISDNLQEQVQRPQWESRKKEDFGNHDLDKSSCNQERNIPSSTEPLGEPDLVIEVTGGQRIRAHKSILAEKSDYFRARSSRDILKIKGVSYQTLQLLVDYIYSMKLEVKQDNVVEVISGAKFLQIPCAVQCAMDSMRSQISLKNCYQVLYIAKKQRLNELKEAAYKFMSDNFLQVLRDPAVYGRLTGAERDLILQRRIDGKQHLVVAEINDAFERLSSSSRPQSRESSRPQSPSSVVSLEDDATTYQVQCYNESTGRWRSLTKLPEEVNTKGCGVCVLYNYLFLAGGIKGSGERAKLSDQVFCYNPLTDSWEKIRPLTQPRSQLKLLALDGYLYAIGGECLFTVEKYDPRLDRWSLVAPLPKGAFAVAHEATTCNGEIYVSGGTLFYRLLKYDPKRNEWQECPYNNSRRRSAGMVSHKGCIYRFDVSREHGLSVFTYNSMARHWSEGVNLRPGPGPPTPSLPFRCTVIGGNIYCVNRVITMKVPLPPEGSGGNMWNCEPELSHSPEEAKGVLYPFVLYLPESKPIH from the coding sequence ATGGAAAACTCACTGTCTACTGCACCTTACACTGACAATTTGAACATAAATGATGTGAAAGCAGGGACTTCTCCGAAAATGACATGTGAGTATGGTAATGTCTCTAGTGGTGGGGTGGAGGCCAGTGGCAGCTCAGTGCATCATGTGGAGGCCAATGGTGGATACAGTCATAGAACCAGTCCAGCTGTGCATGCCTTGGAGAGCCCAGAACAAATGTATTTTAATGATGCCGAGGACATCTCAGTTTCAGAACCACTCAGTGAAGGGAGCATGGTGTTGAGTGAAAGCCAGTGGGATATGAATAATGAATTTGAAGAGGATATTGAGGAAAGGAGTATATCTGAATCTATATCAATCAGTGATAATCTGCAGGAACAAGTGCAAAGACCACAGTGGGAAAGCAGAAAAAAGGAAGACTTTGGCAACCATGACCTGGATAAGTCTAGCTGTAATCAAGAAAGGAACATACCATCATCCACTGAACCTCTGGGCGAGCCAGACCTTGTGATTGAAGTGACTGGGGGGCAGAGAATCAGAGCTCATAAGTCAATTTTAGCAGAGAAAAGTGACTATTTTAGAGCTCGTTCTTCAAGAGACATTCTTAAGATTAAGGGTGTAAGTTACCAGACTTTACAGTTGCTTGTGGATTATATATATAGCATGAAGCTTGAAGTGAAGCAAGATAACGTAGTTGAAGTAATCAGTGGGGCAAAGTTTCTACAGATTCCTTGTGCTGTGCAATGTGCCATGGATAGCATGCGATCCCAGATATCACTCAAGAATTGCTATCAAGTACTTTACATTGCTAAAAAGCAGAGATTGAATGAGCTTAAAGAGGCAGCATATAAATTCATGAGTGACAACTTCCTTCAGGTTTTGAGAGATCCAGCAGTCTATGGCCGACTGACTGGGGCAGAGCGAGACCTGATTCTGCAACGCAGAATAGATGGAAAACAGCATTTGGTAGTGGCAGAAATCAATGATGCCTTTGAACGACTAAGCAGTAGTAGTAGACCCCAGAGCAGAGAGAGCAGTAGGCCCCAGAGTCCCTCCTCAGTTGTGTCACTGGAGGATGATGCAACTACGTATCAGGTACAGTGCTATAATGAAAGTACTGGGCGCTGGAGATCCCTGACTAAGTTACCAGAAGAAGTAAACACTAAAGGCTGTGGGGTGTGTGTTCTTTATAACTATCTATTCCTTGCCGGGGGCATTAAAGGTAGTGGTGAAAGGGCAAAACTTTCAGACCAGGTCTTTTGCTATAACCCATTAACTGATTCTTGGGAAAAGATCCGACCACTTACACAGCCTCGTTCCCAGCTAAAACTTTTGGCCCTTGATGGCTATCTGTATGCTATTGGGGGTGAGTGCCTCTTCACAGTGGAAAAGTATGATCCTCGACTGGACCGTTGGAGCCTAGTAGCACCATTACCTAAGGGTGCATTTGCTGTGGCTCATGAAGCTACAACCTGTAATGGTGAAATTTATGTGTCAGGTGGGACTCTTTTCTATCGTCTTCTAAAATATGATCCTAAAAGGAATGAATGGCAGGAGTGTCCTTATAACAATAGTCGAAGGCGGTCTGCTGGTATGGTGTCTCATAAAGGCTGCATCTACCGTTTTGATGTCAGTCGGGAGCATGGTCTTAGTGTGTTCACCTACAATTCCATGGCCAGGCATTGGAGTGAAGGGGTCAACCTACGTCCTGGCCCAGGACCACCCACCCCTAGTTTACCATTCCGATGCACAGTGATCGGAGGTAACATCTATTGTGTAAATCGTGTTATCACCATGAAAGTACCTTTGCCACCAGAGGGAAGTGGGGGAAATATGTGGAACTGTGAGCCAGAGCTCTCCCACTCTCCAGAGGAGGCTAAGGGGGTCCTTTACCCATTTGTTCTGTATTTGCCTGAAAGCAAGCCAATTCATTAG